In Sphaerodactylus townsendi isolate TG3544 linkage group LG13, MPM_Stown_v2.3, whole genome shotgun sequence, one DNA window encodes the following:
- the PRKAB1 gene encoding 5'-AMP-activated protein kinase subunit beta-1, with amino-acid sequence MGNTSSERAGVERQGGHKTPRRDSSGKEGDRPKILMDSPEDADLFHGEEIKAPMEKEEFLAWQHDVEVNDKAPTQARPTVFRWTGGGKEVYLSGSFNNWSKLPLTRSHNNFVGILDLPEGEHQYKFYVDGQWTHDPSEPVVTSQLGTLNNVIQVKKTDFEVFDALMVDSQKCSDMSELSSSPPGPYHQEPYICKPEERFKSPPILPPHLLQVILNKDTGISCDPALLPEPNHVMLNHLYALSIKDGVMVLSATHRYKKKYVTTLLYKPI; translated from the exons ATGGGCAACACGAGCAGCGAACGTGCTGGAGTGGAGCGCCAAGGAGGGCATAAGACTCCTCGGAGGGACAGCTCTGGAAAGGAAGGGGACAGGCCCAAGATTTTGATGGACAGTCCTGAAGATGCTGACTTGTTCCATGGGGAAGAAATCAAG GCTCCCATGGAGAAAGAAGAGTTTCTGGCTTGGCAGCATGATGTGGAGGTGAATGATAAAGCTCCCACTCAAGCCCGGCCAACTGTCTTCCGCTGGACTGGAGGAGGCAAAGAGGTTTATTTATCAGGCTCGTTCAACAATTGGAGCAAACTTCCACTTACACGGAG CCACAATAATTTTGTAGGCATCCTAGACCTCCCAGAAGGTGAACACCAATACAAGTTCTATGTGGATGGTCAGTGGACACATGATCCTTCAGAG CCTGTAGTAACCAGCCAGCTGGGGACTCTCAACAATGTTATTCAGGTGAAGAAAACAGATTTTGAAGTATTTGATGCTTTAATGGTGGACTCCCAAAAGTGCTCTGACATGTCTG AGCTGTCAAGTTCACCCCCCGGGCCCTATCACCAAGAACCCTATATCTGTAAGCCAGAGGAGCGCTTCAAGTCCCCCCCTATTCTTCCTCCACATCTGCTGCAGGTTATTCTAAACAAAGACACAGGCATATCG TGTGATCCAGCTTTACTTCCGGAGCCTAACCACGTCATGTTGAATCACCTGTATGCACTGTCCATCAAG GATGGGGTGATGGTGCTCAGTGCCACTCACCGGTACAAGAAGAAATACGTGACTACTTTGCTGTACAAGCCCATATGA